The Papio anubis isolate 15944 chromosome 1, Panubis1.0, whole genome shotgun sequence genome window below encodes:
- the NPPA gene encoding natriuretic peptides A isoform X3, with product MSSFSTISVSFLLFLAFQLPGQTRANPMYNAVSNADLMDFKNLLDHLEEKMPLEDEVVPPQVLREQNEEAGAALSPLPEVPPWTGDVSPAQRDGGALGQGPWDSSDRSALLKSKLRALLTAPRSLRRSSCFGGRMDRIGAQSGLGCNSFRYRR from the exons ATGAGCTCCTTCTCCACCATCAGCGTGAGCTTCCTCCTTTTTCTGGCATTCCAGCTCCCAGGTCAGACCAGAGCTAATCCCATGTACAATGCCGTGTCCAACGCAGACCTGATGGATTTCAAG aATTTGCTGGACCATTTGGAAGAAAAGATGCCTTTAGAAGATGAGGTCGTGCCCCCACAAGTGCTCAGAGAGCAGAATGAAGAAGCGGGGGCTGCTCTCAGCCCCCTCCCTGAGGTGCCTCCCTGGACCGGGGATGTCAGCCCAGCCCAGAGAGATGGGGGTGCCCTCGGGCAGGGCCCCTGGGACTCCTCCGATCGATCTGCCCTCTTAAAAAGCAAGCTGAGGGCGCTGCTCACTGCCCCTCGGAGCCTGCGGAGATCCAGCTGCTTCGGGGGCAGGATGGACAGGATTGGAGCCCAGAGCGGACTGGGCTGTAACAGCTTCCGG TACCGAAGATAA
- the NPPA gene encoding natriuretic peptides A isoform X1: MSSFSTISVSFLLFLAFQLPGQTRANPMYNAVSNADLMDFKNLLDHLEEKMPLEDEVVPPQVLREQNEEAGAALSPLPEVPPWTGDVSPAQRDGGALGQGPWDSSDRSALLKSKLRALLTAPRSLRRSSCFGGRMDRIGAQSGLGCNSFRVRGTGDGNGMGWTLLGDTLSRKETNAEAHSLSSFCPNTVSAPWVSGHAIYCP; this comes from the exons ATGAGCTCCTTCTCCACCATCAGCGTGAGCTTCCTCCTTTTTCTGGCATTCCAGCTCCCAGGTCAGACCAGAGCTAATCCCATGTACAATGCCGTGTCCAACGCAGACCTGATGGATTTCAAG aATTTGCTGGACCATTTGGAAGAAAAGATGCCTTTAGAAGATGAGGTCGTGCCCCCACAAGTGCTCAGAGAGCAGAATGAAGAAGCGGGGGCTGCTCTCAGCCCCCTCCCTGAGGTGCCTCCCTGGACCGGGGATGTCAGCCCAGCCCAGAGAGATGGGGGTGCCCTCGGGCAGGGCCCCTGGGACTCCTCCGATCGATCTGCCCTCTTAAAAAGCAAGCTGAGGGCGCTGCTCACTGCCCCTCGGAGCCTGCGGAGATCCAGCTGCTTCGGGGGCAGGATGGACAGGATTGGAGCCCAGAGCGGACTGGGCTGTAACAGCTTCCGGGTAAGAGGAACTGGGGATGGAAATGGGATGGGATGGACACTACTGGGAGACACCCTCAGCAGGAAAGAGACCAATGCAGAAGCTCATTCTCTCTCAAGTTTCTGCCCCAACACTGTGAGTGCCCCATGGGTGTCAGGACATGCCATCTATTGTCCTTAG
- the NPPA gene encoding natriuretic peptides A isoform X2 → MYNAVSNADLMDFKNLLDHLEEKMPLEDEVVPPQVLREQNEEAGAALSPLPEVPPWTGDVSPAQRDGGALGQGPWDSSDRSALLKSKLRALLTAPRSLRRSSCFGGRMDRIGAQSGLGCNSFRVRGTGDGNGMGWTLLGDTLSRKETNAEAHSLSSFCPNTVSAPWVSGHAIYCP, encoded by the exons ATGTACAATGCCGTGTCCAACGCAGACCTGATGGATTTCAAG aATTTGCTGGACCATTTGGAAGAAAAGATGCCTTTAGAAGATGAGGTCGTGCCCCCACAAGTGCTCAGAGAGCAGAATGAAGAAGCGGGGGCTGCTCTCAGCCCCCTCCCTGAGGTGCCTCCCTGGACCGGGGATGTCAGCCCAGCCCAGAGAGATGGGGGTGCCCTCGGGCAGGGCCCCTGGGACTCCTCCGATCGATCTGCCCTCTTAAAAAGCAAGCTGAGGGCGCTGCTCACTGCCCCTCGGAGCCTGCGGAGATCCAGCTGCTTCGGGGGCAGGATGGACAGGATTGGAGCCCAGAGCGGACTGGGCTGTAACAGCTTCCGGGTAAGAGGAACTGGGGATGGAAATGGGATGGGATGGACACTACTGGGAGACACCCTCAGCAGGAAAGAGACCAATGCAGAAGCTCATTCTCTCTCAAGTTTCTGCCCCAACACTGTGAGTGCCCCATGGGTGTCAGGACATGCCATCTATTGTCCTTAG
- the NPPB gene encoding natriuretic peptides B, whose protein sequence is MDPQTAPSRVLLLLLFLHLALPGSRSHPLGSSASDLETSGLQEQRNHLQGKLSELQVEQISLEPLQESPRPTGIWKAQEAATEGIRGHRKMVLYTLRAPRSPKMVRGSGCFGRKMDRISSSSGLGCKGEQPLPTRPPAPIPVCDTFRVTLGFVVSGNHTL, encoded by the exons ATGGATCCCCAGACAGCACCTTCCCGGGTGCTCCTGCTTCTGCTCTTCTTGCACCTGGCTCTCCCAGGAAGTCGTTCCCACCCACTGGGCAGTTCGGCCTCGGACTTGGAAACGTCTGGGTTACAG GAGCAGCGCAACCATTTGCAGGGCAAACTCTCAGAGCTGCAGGTGGAGCAGATATCCCTGGAGCCCCTCCAGGAGAGCCCCCGTCCCACAGGTATCTGGAAGGCCCAGGAGGCAGCCACTGAGGGCATCCGTGGCCACCGCAAAATGGTCCTCTACACCCTGCGGGCACCGCGAAGCCCCAAGATGGTGCGAGGGTCTGGCTGCTTTGGGAGGAAGATGGACCGGATCAGTTCCTCCAGTGGCCTGGGCTGCAAAGGTGAGCAACCCCTGCCAACCCGGCCGCCTGCCCCCATTCCAGTGTGTGACACTTTTAGAGTCACTTTGGGGTTTGTTGTCTCTGGGAACCACACTCTTTGA